The Vigna radiata var. radiata cultivar VC1973A chromosome 6, Vradiata_ver6, whole genome shotgun sequence DNA segment ttttcagctAAGCAGCTGTCAGAGGAACTTGATGGGTGGCTGCAATCCTGTGGTTTGGCTAAGTCTCCTGAGGTGCGGGGAGTGATAGCACCGTAAGTGGAAGtgccctttttatttttattgattttggtttttgagATAAAGAAACAACTCTGATGTGTGTTTGTGGTGCAACTGGAATGTTATGATGTTAGACATGCAGGTTATTCCTATTCAGGAAGAGCTGCTGCTTATGCCTTTGGAAACATTGATCCATCACACATGtgggtttgtttcttgtttgcTGCTCTTATTCTTCTCACATTCATTTGTTTGTGGAAACAGGATTAGCTTGCTTGTTCTTTTTGCTTGTGCTGCTGTAGTTTCTGCTAACTTATggattattgttgttttttctttatgttttatgGTGGTGTTAGTACACGCGTCTTCCTTCTTGGTCCTTCTCACCACTATTACACTCCAAAGTGTGCACTTTCAACTGCAACTGTCTACAAGACTCCCATAGGTGATCTGCCTATTGATTTGGAAGGTACCTCTATAACTGTATGAAATctttaagaatattaaattgTGATCATTCTTGCTTATATTTTCAGCAAGGATTTGAATGCGGGATTATATGTGTGAATGTCGTGTTCTTTGTATAATATTGATGAGGAGGTATTCAATGAAttgagaaattggaaataaGTAGATCATATTGATATGGAAAATCAAATTTATGTGATGCTGGTTTGTTTCTACGATggtaaattatttgaattgaattgcTGAGAACTGACCCATTCTGTTTGACTTTGACAATGGTCCTTTCTTTCCTTGTTTCTCACATCTAACTTTTTGTTTTGCCAGTAATTGAGGAGCTTAAAGCTACAGGGAAATTTGAACTGATGGATATTCGTGTTGATGAAGCTGAACATAGCATGGAAATGCACCTACCATATCTTGCTAAAGTATTTGAAGGGTAAGTTTTGCTATATAGATCTTCCTGTTTTGAAGCTGTGCAACAGGGACTAAATTCAAATACTGATGCAGGTACCAGGTGAAAATTGTACCCATTTTAGTTGGTGCTGTTAGTGCTGAAAATGAAGCTATGTATGGACAGATTCTTGCCAAATATGTAGATAATCCCAATAACTTCTTCTCTATTTCATCAGACTTTTGTCACTGGGGATCTCGGTATGTACAATTTGTAAACATTCAACTACCTCTGTTTTTACACATTCCACTATCTGCTTCCCAAAGGAAAAATTTCTGTGCTTAGGAATTACAGATTTCAGGAATCATAAATATTCTTTGGAATCAAAGATTTTCGCAAGTGCTATTGATTGAATTTTCCCagtaacattaattatttatcacaTTAAATGATTTTACAGCATCAAAACTTTTACCAATTTGGGACATCTTTCCATGAGAACAATTTTGTAGGAAACATAAGTAAAAAAATCAGGGAACAAAGTGTTTCCTGGGAATgctattttgttaaataataaaacaaacaagGGAAAGAAAATTCCTACTTCTAATTCCCAAGGAAGTAAAGACTTTCCTTCTATCAAATATTCCTCTACAGTTGTTTGAGACGTGTTAACAAGAgcacacaaaaacaaacattaacACTCTAGTATTGTTTTCCATGGTCATTTGTTTGACTAGTTAGATGATTTACATTGTTCAAATAATATGCTTGGAGCTTACTGCAATCCTTCAAAACCAGCTTAAAAGTGTAAAAGTACTCTTGCTTTATGAGAACTACCTAATCCTTATCTCAAATGGAAGAAGGTGCTCCAAAGAGGCTATTGCAATTAAGGCAAGAATCCAATGAGTCTAGGATAGactttttaccattttattttatggccTAAATCAATCACACATAATTGGTTTGTTAGTAAGAATTATCCAAACTTTATAAGCCGTGTTTAGGCCTTATCCCTAGTTAATGTGGGAACTAAAGTACGCAACACACCCGTCACATCCTGCATGAAGTTGCTCCAAAGAGACCACAACTAAGGCAGGTTTTGGGTGATTTCAATTAAGGTGACTTTCCAACAAACAAATGGACTCTAGTGTTTTGAATGCTGTACACTTCTGCTTATTGATCATGGTTATATATGTTATGAATATCTCTTGTCTCATTAGTTTGAAGCAGAAGTAGACTATTGAGCATTTAAAGATCTTTTTTCGTTGATATAACCTTCTGATTAACATTTTTGTGTCAGATTCAATTACACACACTATGACAAGAAGCACGGGCCTATATACAAATCTATTGAGGCCCTAGACAAGATGGGCATGGATATCATAGAAACAGGAGATCCAGATTCGTTCAAACAATATCTGTTGGAGTATGACAATACAATATGTGGAAGACATCCAATTAGTGTTTTTCTTCATGTAAGTTCCTTGTAACAATACTCTTATGAAAGTATCTCCTCCCTAATTTGAGAACCTTGAAACAACTTGAAGTAAAgaacaataatattattgtatcattgttgttgttattataaatCATGTTTTCTTATCACACCAATGTCAAACCTGATCCTCTAGTCCATAACCTTACAAAAGGACATATCACATTTATCCATGAAAAACATAGGGCAAATGAACCTAGGAACACTATAGCCTTGATATCTAGTGCCAAACTCAACAAGTTTATCAGCATATTGATTACCCTCTCTATCATGCACAAATTGAATAAATAGTATTACTAATTACCAAACAATTCAGCCACCTACTATGAAGTTCCCAATGGATAATTGAAGTGTTGAACTAAACTTTAATAACAAGTTGAGTCACTCAGTCTAAAGACTAGTCCAACTTTTGAAGGTAACAACTTCCATAGTCAGATTCACACGCATCACCTCAACATATAAAGGCACTATGAACACCAAGATCAGAAGAGAAAAACCTACAATGGAAGCATGATGATCTTTAAAAATATCCCCACACCAGATACACCAGGAGAACCTTTAGCTGTCCCATCagttttacatttaaattaaaactatgaCAAGGTGGAGGaagccaaaaacaaaaaaacaggAACGTTGAATGTACCTTCATAGGATGTATGTCTACTCCAAAACTTTTAAGAATAATGAGCTTTGGTGTTGGGCATCATACAACCAGTACAGAAATTCTAGGCCCAGTTGACCTCAACATATTTGACGCTTTTAGTTCTGTCATAGAGGTACTGACTAGGTTGGTTTTCAATTTCGTTCCAGTTTTATTTGTGAGGCCAAGTCATATATCTAGCTTTCTAAAGTTTCCCTATTTTAATGTCACCAGCCTAAATGAACTATTTTTGAGTCCATCAGGAGGTAAATGTTTGAAGTcagtgtttttattattttgatcttGGGATTTCTTGAAGCATTACTTGTGATTTCAATATTGTACTGGAGAGTTTGAGAATTAGTTTGAGGCATCTTTTGTGAAACTTGAAAGataagatttcaaaatctagttTCACTTTACTGGCATTTTACTAGTTTCTTCAGCTCCtactttaaaagaattaatggTGTATAATGCTTACCAGCATTTCTTGCAAATTTTATGTGGGTGCGGGCACATATACATTCACTAAATATTGGTAATGAAATTGAAGGATGTCTATTTGGTCTTATATGGCATCTCTTGATCCTTATATTTTGTTGCTTATAACCTGAAATGAGTTTTTCTGTTCGTTGCTAATCCTATATTTACTTTCAATCTTTTGCAATTTTATCAGATGCTGAGGAACAGCTCAACaaagataaaaatcaaatttcttcgCTATGAGCAGTCTAGCCAGTGCAAAAGTAGCAGGGATAGTAGTGTTAGTTATGCATCTGCAGCAGCAAAAACTGATGAATCAAGCTCCAGTTGAAGTTCTTCATTTATGTGGCATTCAGCATTGTCATTTCCTTTTAAATcgactattttatatttaagctTTGAACATTTGGATATTATGTTCCATGTTGATAGATCATTCTCACTAACATATATCACTTGTCTTTAGACCGGGGAAGTTGtcaaataatcaaattcttTCACACTAACATGCTTGGACAGTTGTGACTATGAACATGGAGTTGATGATGTTTTGGTTGCAACTGTCAAATTCTTAAATTGCACTGCCAACATAAGCTTTTTTTTAAAGTAGTCTTAGCCGAGGTAGTGATGTGATAGGTACTATCAGTGCTTGCAATGGTTTTATATCTTaatttagatgtattctttttagaaaacttaaaaatatttcattaggAACTTGCTGATCAAATTCTTTCATAAAACAAAAGCTTTTTTGGCCCAAAATTGTTGAAGAGGAAAATTTTGAGATCATCCAACAACAAGCAAACCAAgggaaaaaatgtttttcatatataaGAAGGTTTTGTGATTTTGTTAGGTTGTAAGCAGTTTTGTTAAGTGAATTGTTATCTGTCTGCTGAGTGTCTTGGTGTGGATAATCAAAGTGACACAACAATCATTTATTTGAGATGTAATAAagaagatttaattttttaaggtAAAATGTGTTTTTCATGCAAAacatttcaacaattttttgttttaaaatctaaaatttaagtgTCTTAGTATATCACGTTTTGGTCCCGTGTTAAAGTGTCTGTTAATTTccgttattttttttaaaacatttttatgaaaagtttttattcaaattagaaaaaaaaattctcactTTACATGCGGCaatatttaatagaatataATACATGGACGCGTGAATATTCACAGTTTTCTAGATAAATATTTTGctacaaattaattaatgtttttattttaaaatatgattggcGATAACAATTGTGTgtataaatgtatataaaattacaataataaaacagtTAACCATCTTTCCATTGaatcatattttttcaaaattcattcttagTCTGAAAGGTTTTTCAAATGGACCGTGCctacaaaattttatacatcagtataaaattaattgatgtataatttatataaatcaaaatatatgtaatatatatatatatatatatatatatatatatatatatatatatatatatatattttaaatatactgaaatataaataatttgatgagagtattattgtttaatttaagcaaaatttaagataaataattgtataaaattataatttaacatatGGATAGACTAACATTCACTTTTTATATAGAATGATTATAGTACAAACTacact contains these protein-coding regions:
- the LOC106763056 gene encoding protein MEMO1, which produces MGTKVRRPSHAGSWYTDNPKQLSEELDGWLQSCGLAKSPEVRGVIAPHAGYSYSGRAAAYAFGNIDPSHITRVFLLGPSHHYYTPKCALSTATVYKTPIGDLPIDLEVIEELKATGKFELMDIRVDEAEHSMEMHLPYLAKVFEGYQVKIVPILVGAVSAENEAMYGQILAKYVDNPNNFFSISSDFCHWGSRFNYTHYDKKHGPIYKSIEALDKMGMDIIETGDPDSFKQYLLEYDNTICGRHPISVFLHMLRNSSTKIKIKFLRYEQSSQCKSSRDSSVSYASAAAKTDESSSS